The Epinephelus lanceolatus isolate andai-2023 chromosome 1, ASM4190304v1, whole genome shotgun sequence genome has a window encoding:
- the LOC117256871 gene encoding butyrophilin subfamily 2 member A1-like, whose product MKLQLDLLCFCLLCFTGKTLCDEKGPAAIKVLVSEGSDVTLPCSLSTKENIEQNLFVWRKDDGMMGVFMYSKGLHYNNGRSGQDEQFKGRVFHFQDELKYSNASIIIRNTKMADSGDYTCFFPFVQRREKSHVMLVVVSSPKPSVTVLKTKLDWVQLQCVVRGASLKPKVEWKDSDGNILPAEEPQVTDKGGSYDIIFQTSVTKTDRYHCVVTQEEINHQIHAEIPVHIIDETWSNGNIACLVAGAILVLLWGCCSLIFLCHHRCRGSEGSKTAEREEEQQPLNTGAHDSQAAAPPDSMKSQEHLEGNF is encoded by the exons ATGAAGCTTCAGCTGGACCTGCTGTGTTTTTGCCTGCTGTGTTTCACTGGAAAAACTCTTTGTGATGAAAAAG GACCAGCGGCCATCAAAGTGTTGGTGTCAGAAGGGAGTGATGTTACATTACCCTGTTCCCTCAGCACCAAGGAGAACATCGAGCAGAACCTCTTTGTCTGGAGGAAAGATGATGGTATGATGGGGGTGTTCATGTATTCTAAAGGCCTCCATTACAACAACGGTCGCTCAGGTCAAGATGAGCAGTTCAAAGGTCGAGTCTTTCATTTCCAAGATGAGCTGAAATACAGCAACGCCTCCATCATCATCAGAAATACAAAGATGGCTGACAGTGGAGACTACACCTGCTTTTTTCCATTTGTGCAGAGAAGAGAAAAATCCCATGTAATGCTTGTCGTTG TTTCATCTCCAAAGCCATCTGTCACAGTCCTCAAAACCAAACTTGATTGGGTGCAGCTGCAGTGTGTTGTTCGAGGTGCTTCTCTAAAACCTAAAGTAGAGTGGAAGGACAGTGATGGAAACATCCTTCCTGCTGAAGAACCACAGGTCACAGACAAAGGAGGCAGCTATGACATCATCTTCCAAACTTCTGTGACCAAGACCGACCGCTATCACTGTGTGGTCACACAGGAGGAAATCAACCATCAGATTCATGCTGAGATACCTGTGCATATCATTG ACGAAACCTGGAGCAATGGTAATATTGCATGCCTTGTTGCTGGAGCAATCTTAGTCCTTCTTTGGGGTTGTtgcagtttgatttttttgtgccatcacAGGTGTAGAG gGTCAGAGGGTTCCAagactgcagagagagaggaggagcagcagccaCTGAATACGGGTGCACATGACTCTCAGGCAGCAGCACCCCCTGATTCAATgaaatctcaagaacaccttgagggaaatttttaa
- the LOC117257482 gene encoding butyrophilin-like protein 1: MKLQLDLLCFCLLCFTGKTLYDEKGPAAIKVLVSEGSDVTLPCSLSTKENIEQKLFDWRKHDGMMGVFMYDKGLHHNNGGSGQDEQFKGRVFHFQDELKHGNASIIIRNTKMADSGDYTCFFPLLQTPQIFHIDLVVVSSPKPSVTVLKATDDGVQLQCEVHGASLKPKVEWKDSDGNILPAEEPQVTDRGGSYDIILQTTVTKTDRYHCVVTQEEINHQIHAEIPVHIIDNSRSKINVKWLLAAAILAFFGPAAVWLFRWYRRLNDRIDRVTQLQKFEHLMKNNVQRIAGCGTRTQTEPEDLQSCSGSEGSEIAGREKEQQPLNTGAHDSQAAAPPDLTS; this comes from the exons ATGAAGCTTCAGCTGGACCTGCTGTGTTTTTGCCTGCTGTGTTTCACTGGAAAAACTCTCTATGATGAAAAAG GACCAGCGGCCATCAAAGTGTTGGTGTCAGAAGGGAGTGATGTTACATTACCCTGTTCCCTCAGCACCAAGGAGAACATCGAGCAGAAACTCTTTGACTGGAGGAAACATGATGGTATGATGGGGGTGTTCATGTATGATAAAGGCCTCCATCACAACAACGGTGGTTCAGGTCAAGATGAGCAGTTCAAAGGTCGAGTCTTTCATTTCCAAGATGAGCTGAAACACGGCAACGCCTCCATCATCATCAGAAATACAAAGATGGCTGACAGTGGAGACTACACCTGCTTTTTTCCACTTCTTCAGACACCTCAAATTTTCCACATTGATCTTGTTGTTG TTTCATCTCCAAAGCCATCTGTCACAGTCCTCAAAGCCACAGATGATGGAGTGCAGCTGCAGTGTGAGGTTCATGGTGCTTCTCTAAAACCTAAAGTAGAGTGGAAGGACAGTGATGGAAACATCCTTCCTGCTGAAGAACCACAGGTCACAGACAGAGGAGGCAGCTATGACATCATCCTCCAAACTACTGTGACCAAGACCGACCGCTATCACTGTGTGGTCACACAGGAGGAAATCAACCATCAGATTCATGCTGAGATACCTGTGCATATCATTG ACAACAGCAGGAGCAAAATCAATGTTAAATGGCTTCTTGCTGCTGCAATTTTAGCCTTCTTTGGGCCTGCTGCAGTTTGGTTGTTTAGGTGGTATCGCAGGCTCAACGACAGGATTGATAGAG TGACACAGCTCCAGAAATTTGAACATCTGATGAAAAATAATGTTCAGCGCATTGCTGGCTGTGGTACGAGGACTCAGACTGAACCTGAGGATCTTCAGTCATGTTCTG gTTCAGAGGGTTCAGAGATtgcagggagagagaaggagcagCAGCCACTGAATACAGGTGCACATGACTCTCAGGCAGCAGCACCCCCTGATTTGACGTCGTAg